AGGGCGCTGAGGAAGAAATGCTTTCCATCTGTTCCTATGCCGAATACAGGGGCGAAGTGGTTCCCTTGACCGATGATATTCGTAAGGAAGTAAAAGAAATGGTAAAGCAACTGAACAAAGAAGGAATGAGGGTTCTTGCTGTAGCTCAAAAGAATAATGTTCCCCATGAAGGAGTCTTTAGCGTAAAAGATGAAAGTGAAATGGTATTGATGGGATACATTGGTTTCCTTGATCCACCAAAGGAAACGGCAGCTTCTGCAATCAAGGCTTTAAACGAATACGGTGTAAAGGTGAAAATTCTTACAGGAGATAATGAAATAGTTACAAAGAAAATATGCAAGGAAGTTGGTTTGCCTGTAGACAATATACTGCTTGGAAGCCAAATTGACGGCATGGCAGATGAAGAATTAGCTGAAGCAGCCGAAAATACTACGATTTTTGCCAAACTGTCACCATTACAGAAGTCAAGAATTATCAAGATGCTTCAAAGCAAAGGTCATACCGTAGGATATATGGGAGATGGAATCAATGATGCCGCTGCATTAAGGGAAGCCGATGTTGGTATTTCGGTTGATACCGCTGTTGATATAGCCAAAGAGTCGGCAGACATCATCCTTTTGGAAAAGAGTCTTATGGTGCTGGAGGAAGGCGTCATAGAAGGACGCAAGACTTTTGGGAATATCATAAAGTATATCAAAATGACTGCAAGCTCGAACTTCGGCAATATGTTCAGCGTATTAGCAGCAAGTGCTTTCTTGCCTTTTCTGCCAATGCTGCCTATTCATATATTGGTTCAAAACTTGTTTTATGATATTTCGCAAATTTCAATACCATGGGACAATATGGATGAGGATTACCTTAAAGTGCCTCGCAGATGGGATGCAAGCAACGTCAGCAAGTTTATGATATTTATCGGCCCGATAAGTTCGATATTTGATATTGTAACCTACTTGGTGATGTGGTTTGTGTTCAAGGCAAACGCCCCGGCATTCCAATCACTGTTCCAATCGGGATGGTTTATTGAAGGGCTGCTATCACAGACGTTGATTGTGCATATGATACGTACTGAAAAAGTGCCGTTTATACAGAGCCGGGCAGCCAGACCCGTATTACTGTTGACAGGAGCCATCATTGCATTAGGCATAGCAATTCCGTTCACTCCATTTGGTAGATCCATCGGATTGCAACCGTTACCACTTACCTATTTCCCCTGGCTCATAGGAATACTGCTTTCATACTGCTTGCTTACTCAGTCGATTAAAACCTGGTATATTAAGAAGTTCAAGACATGGCTGTAATTAAAAAAGTTGTACTGGAGAGAAGGAGGTTTTATCTATGGACGAAACAATGATGGATTTCATGAAAAAAAGGATAAAAAGGAAATTGAAGATAAGCATATTAAATTAAAAGAAGCAATTGAAGGATTGATAGGCTATTTTGACCGTAATAGGAGTTATATCCCCTGTTACGCTTTAGGAAAGAAGCTTGAACTCTGTAATTCCAGTAACCGTGGAGAAAAGGCCAATGACCTGGCTGTTTCCGATCGTCAGAAATATAATGGTATAAGTTGGAGCAAAAGTGGCTCATCTTCTCTTGCATCCGTTATTACGATTCACCAGAATGGTGAGCAAATGAATTGGCTGCTTAAAAGAAAAATTCAATTTAAGATGGTAAATAAAAAAGGTGTGGCCTGAGTTTTTGATTGAAAGCTATTTCACAGGTCGAAATATTTTGCCTGCCCACCATCAGCCATCTTCCATATCCATCACCTCCTCAACAAATAAAAAGCCTTCTATCCCAAAACCATGGGACAGAATACTATTTTCTGCGGTACCACCCAAATTGGCTGAAAGCCCGACTTTTTTCACAGACCATCATCTATGTCCTATTGATAACGGAGAGGATTTCCGGCAGTTCCTACACACAATTAACTTGCTTCAGACTGCGCTCACAGGTCCATTCACTATTAGCTTTCATACCGCATTCACACCAATTCTTGGATGTTTTACAAGGTAATACGTGCTTGCCCACTCAACCTCCTGGGCGGCTCTCTGAAATGTCTGCTAAAAGTTACTCTTCCTGCTCATTGCTTTATATGTATATTATTTTATATCTTAATATGTTAACGGTCAATATGTTCCAAAAATGGACATACCCCATTTTTTTCTTTAAGGAAAAAATCTTTAAAATAACGCAAAAAAATTTAGAATTATCCACAATTTTTAGAAGTTATCAACAGATTTGTAAAAATACGAGAAAAGCCACCAACTTTATGGTATTATAAAAATAAAAACAAACCAACATAAAGAAGGAGGCTTTTCTACATGTTTGATTATAGCAAAACAGCATATGATTTGAAAAGGAGTATTTGTAATTTTTGTTCCCGATTGGCTCAGGGTCTACCTGTTCCCTTTAAGAAATTCTTAACCTGTATGATTTTTGGCATACTTGCTTCGAAAACAGTAATATTGGCTGAGATATCAAGATCCTTACATGAAAATATATTATTAAAAAAGACTATAGAACGCCTTTCCCGAAACCTTGAAAAATTCTCTTATACCGATAAAGTTCTAAAGAATCAATCTTTAGAGGTAAAAAGATATATTCACAATGACACACCTATAATTGTAGACTTAAGTGATATAGTTAAAAAGTACGGCGTAGTCTTTGAAAACATGGGTAAGGTCAGGGATGGAAGCACCAAACAAACCAATATGGACGGATACTGTTTAATTGAAGCACTTATATATAACTATGGAGATAAGCTGCCTGTCCCTATATATTCAGATTTATTCTCTCCCAGTGAACCGGACTTTAAAAGTGAAAATGAGGAAATCATTAAGTGCCTGGACAAGCTGAGAAGCTTATACGGGACCAAGGGTATTTATACTATGGATAGAGGTATGGATAATGTACTGTTCTTTAATTATTTTGAAAACAATTCCCAAAAGTTTGTTATAAGGCTTAAGAAAAACCGCAATGTCATTTTCAAAGGTAGAGAAAGGAACGTCTTTGACCTTGTTAAAAAATATAAGGGTAAATATTCAACAATCATAAAGAAAAAGAATGGTAAGCAAAGAAAAATCCAGTTCGGTTTTTTGCCTATAACATTGCCTGAGATTCCCGACAAAGTATTTAACCTCGTTTTTGTAAGGGGATATGCCAGAAAAGGGCTTATGATTTTAACCAACCTCGATATAAAAGACGGCAAAGACTGTCTACGACCTATACTTTGCTACATATCCAGATGGAATGTGGAAGAATTCATAAGATTTAAGAAAAATCAATACAAACTTGAAGATGTAAGAGTTCAGTCATATCAAAGGCTTAAAAACATAAACTTTTTATTAACCATGGCAATGAGCTATATTTCTCTTACCTC
This window of the Bacillota bacterium genome carries:
- a CDS encoding transposase: MFDYSKTAYDLKRSICNFCSRLAQGLPVPFKKFLTCMIFGILASKTVILAEISRSLHENILLKKTIERLSRNLEKFSYTDKVLKNQSLEVKRYIHNDTPIIVDLSDIVKKYGVVFENMGKVRDGSTKQTNMDGYCLIEALIYNYGDKLPVPIYSDLFSPSEPDFKSENEEIIKCLDKLRSLYGTKGIYTMDRGMDNVLFFNYFENNSQKFVIRLKKNRNVIFKGRERNVFDLVKKYKGKYSTIIKKKNGKQRKIQFGFLPITLPEIPDKVFNLVFVRGYARKGLMILTNLDIKDGKDCLRPILCYISRWNVEEFIRFKKNQYKLEDVRVQSYQRLKNINFLLTMAMSYISLTSKSISSRKMIFILQETSKRVHSIPPFPYYSTGDGIYEVLKKCKSGITEFLNYTKNKPKSQQLSIFELSHCKDLLVS